Proteins from a genomic interval of Schistosoma mansoni strain Puerto Rico chromosome 2, complete genome:
- a CDS encoding putative thiamin pyrophosphokinase translates to MSGGRFDHEMGLIKTLYEAKKLTNIPLLLVSECSVTFLLDEGEHTINANTGYEAQHVGLIPVGQPCQVTTTGLQWNLENGTLSFDDIVSSSNRLSNEIVHVKCNRPLLFTMEYKNDMIN, encoded by the exons ATGAGCGGTGGAAGGTTCGATCATGAAATGGGATTGATTAAAACTCTATATGAAGCAAAGAAGCTAACTAACATTCCATTACTTCTGGTAAGCGAGTGCTCAGTTACGTTCTTGTTGGACGAA GGTGAACATACTATAAATGCTAACACAGGATACGAAGCACAACATGTAGGTTTAATACCTGTTGGACAACCATGTCAAGTAACAACCACAGGTCTTCAGTGGAACTTAG AAAACGGGACACTCTCATTCGATGATATTGTTTCATCTTCGAATCGACTATCAAATGAAATCGTTCATGTAAAGTGTAACCGACCTTTACTTTTTACTATGGAATATAAAAATGATATGATTAACTAG